One region of Vitis vinifera cultivar Pinot Noir 40024 chromosome 1, ASM3070453v1 genomic DNA includes:
- the LOC100262484 gene encoding uncharacterized protein LOC100262484, producing MQTKKKMPGRNSAREHANPRVSRSQKKVSETVQIKEQKVTEIIASSTRRQRFAGSLSKKCEEPVAAGNLNTRYGLVHDETFDVCLGYNGTSDASIDCKSYNEETAVPVLETIFSPAFHMSKSAGGEIASGADFIKILRNGDQKFHQDCEIEYSHVDTLNCHFIKRTSESICRDENSNENTITSVNTTCHSNMEVDKNMPSKNANVGNCGSQKLPSDATSMNSSCNVDLEGNNLSSEVSAIYLAMKNSKLECVDEHGQDSMSTDGCVEDDDSEEFDDFDPYLFIKNLPDLSSVVPTFRPLLLPKQTRSCPPTTLVLDLDETLVHSTLEPCDDADFTFPVNFNLKEHMVYVRCRPHLKDFMERVASLFEIIIFTASQSIYAEQLLNVLDPKRRFFRHRVYRESCVFVEGNYLKDLSVLGRDLAHVIIIDNSPQAFGFQVDNGIPIESWFNDRSDQELLLLLPFLESLVGVEDVRPLIAKKFNLRERINAAAVYPLESNSGDPFERLVTSEQSPDSYLLVKPNLSMPARMACTTIDRDPIPALNLQRSSPPAIAHLISKFLTQCSVFTSLKTLKIMVVAQKLKEAEITEQDSLLLTRNLLRIAIFNISYIRGLFPEKYFNDKSVPALEMKIKKLMPMDAESRRLIDWMEKGVYDALQKKYLKTLMFCVCEAIEGPMIEEYAFSFSYSNSDSQEVSMNVNRTGTKKGGTFKCNSATEVTPNQMRSSACKMVRTLVQLMRTLDRMPEERTILMKLLYYDDVTREGNVTNLFNLQPVDYEPPFFRSCTEEEAHISWNKNPLKMEVGNVNSKHLVLALKVKSVLDPCEDENEDIQNDDVSLGADSVQRDEYSESDSEVNLSQRDQYIVAPVVSSTRSNNNSGPDKQKPPEDTGMVDEDDTQDSVEDEQQLSRVKDWISCCHLDTIELTDVLSNFPDISVVLTEEIMDKLVKEGVLSKTGKDAYTIKRQKECEYEFDAVKEEMGAQALPINDKVDQAMGEDHMYMKALYYALPMNYVTVPKLQNMLQGQANQTTVRKLIDRMTQDGFIDAKSNRRLGKRVIHSDLTEKKLIEVTKSLNNEAMDLDVSEPHDNSNHLGFHTNGSNLKDMSTCGVLHSIGSDLTRMRGRSDVYQNGSIRSEQTISKTLGQGNTPTSRVEPIASRESFAPGSDNTRANGNTNYGDEVDAIICSEGAYPSIPEAPESSSYLKSFVSHKRSVDRASLSQTTMASCEMEKRELKHLGFVRIAAIQALVCVSNLYYYAKQNSGPLRSTVGAVEDAVTAVISPVYDKFKGVPDHLLVFMDKKVDEVSAKFDKHAPPVAKEVVGQAQCLVLKASKTAQTLVSEAKAGGPSAALQHAATAYKLFMLTQLVKLWFILNKVPLFHTVADMAVPTAAHWSDKYNHVVTDMSVKGYTIFGYFPLVPIDKIAKTFKQSEAGKEMDSAASSAGESSSDSD from the exons AtgcaaaccaagaaaaaaatgcCTGGAAGAAATTCTGCTCGAGAGCATGCCAATCCCAGGGTTTCGAGATCTCAGAAGAAGGTATCTGAAACTGTACAAATTAAAGAACAGAAAGTAACTGAGATAATTGCATCCTCTACCCGAAGGCAGAGATTTG CTGGTTCGCTTTCCAAGAAATGTGAAGAGCCTGTTGCTGCAGGAAATTTGAATACCAGATACGGTTTGGTGCATGATGAGACCTTTGATGTTTGTTTGGGGTATAATGGAACTAGTGATGCTTCCATTGACTGTAAG AGCTACAACGAGGAAACTGCTGTGCCTGTGTTGGAAACTATATTTTCTCCTGCTTTTCACATGTCAAAAAGTGCTGGTGGGGAAATTGCTAGTGGAG CCGACTTCATCAAAATTCTCCGGAATGGAGACCAGAAATTTCATCAGGATTGTGAAATTGAGTATTCACATGTTGATACTCTGAACTGTCACTTTATCAAGAGAACTTCTGAATCCATTTGTAGAGATGAGAATTCCAATGAGAATACAATAACTTCAGTTAACACAACATGCCATAGTAATATGGAAGTGGATAAAAACATGCCATCCAAAAATGCAAATGTGGGTAACTGTGGTAGTCAGAAGCTTCCATCAGATGCAACTTCTATGAACTCATCTTGCAATGTGGACTTAGAAGGAAACAACCTGTCATCTGAAGTTTCAGCCATATATCTTGCCATGAAAAACTCTAAACTGGAATGTGTTGATGAGCATGGTCAAGATTCTATGTCAACTGATGGGTGCGTTGAGGATGATGACAGTGAGGAATTTGACGACTTCGATCCTTACTTATTCATAAAAAACTTACCAGATTTGTCATCCGTTGTTCCAACTTTCCGCCCCCTGCTGCTTCCTAAACAGACGCGGAGTTGTCCTCCAACTACTCTAGTTCTGGACTTAGATG AGACCTTAGTGCACTCTACACTAGAACCTTGTGATGATGCAGACTTCACATTCCCCGTTAATTTTAACCTCAAGGAGCATATGGTTTATGTTCGATGCCGTCCTCACCTCAAAGATTTTATGGAGAGGGTTGCCAGCCTTTTCGAAATAATCATATTTACGGCCAGCCAAAGCATCTATGCTGAGCAGCTCCTCAATGTCCTTGATCCAAAGAGGAGGTTCTTTCGTCATCGTGTTTATCGTGAATCCTGTGTTTTTGTGGAGGGAAATTACCTAAAGGATTTGTCAGTTCTTGGCCGGGATTTAGCACATGTCATCATAATTGACAACTCTCCACAG GCGTTTGGGTTTCAAGTGGACAATGGAATACCAATTGAGAGCTGGTTCAACGATCGTTCAGACCAAGAGTTGCTTTTACTTCTTCCATTTTTGGAGAGTTTAGTTGGAGTTGAAGATGTCCGGCCACTGATTGCTAAGAAGTTCAACCTTCGAGAGAGAATCAATGCTGCAGCTGTTTATCCTTTAGAATCAAATAGTGGGGATCCTTTTGAAAG ACTCGTAACAAGTGAACAGTCACCTGATTCATACCTTTTGGTTAAGCCAAATCTCTCCATGCCAGCTCGCATGGCATGTACTACCATTGATCGTGATCCTATACCTGCACTCAACCTCCAACG CTCTTCTCCTCCCGCCATTGCTCacttaatttcaaaattcctaACACAGTGCTCTGTGTTCACTTCTCTGAAAACACTGAAAATCATG GTTGTTGCACAGAAATTGAAGGAAGCAGAGATCACTGAGCAGGATTCTCTTCTTCTG ACAAGGAACCTTCTCCGTATTGCCATATTCAATATTAGTTACATCAGAGGACTTTTTccagaaaaatatttcaatgataAGTCAGTTCCAGCCTTAG AGATGAAGATCAAGAAGCTTATGCCAATGGATGCAGAGTCACGCAGGCTGATTGATTGGATGGAAAAAG GTGTTTATGATGCATTGCAAAAGAAATACCTGAAAACGCTTATGTTCTGTGTGTGTGAAGCAATAGAAGGCCCGATGATTGAAGAATATGCAT TTTCTTTCAGTTATTCAAATTCTGATAGTCAAGAGGTTTCAATGAATGTCAATCGCACTGGAACCAAGAAGGGAGGAACATTCAAGTGTAACTCCGCAACTGAAGTTACTCCCAATCAGATGAG GAGCTCTGCTTGTAAAATGGTCCGTACGCTGGTGCAATTGATGAGAACTCTAGATAGGATGCCAGAAGAG CGCACTATACTGATGAAACTCCTCTACTATGATGATGTGACG AGGGAAGGAAATGTAACAAACTTATTCAACCTGCAGCCAGTGGACTATGAACCTCCTTTCTTTAGGAGCTGCACTGAAGAAGAAGCTCATATCTCATGGAACAAGAATCCTTTGAAAATGGAGGTTGGGAATGTGAACAGCAAACATCTCGTATTAGCTCTCAAG GTAAAGAGTGTGCTTGATCCTTGTGAGGATGAAAACGAAGATATCCAAAATGATGATGTGAGTTTGGGAGCTGATTCTGTACAAAGAGATGAGTATTCTGAATCTGACAGTGAG GTTAACCTTTCGCAAAGGGACCAATATATTGTTGCACCAGTAG TGAGTTCAACTCGGAGTAACAATAATTCTGGTCCAGATAAGCAGAAGCCACCTGAAGACACTGGTATGGTTGATGAAG ATGATACCCAGGATTCGGTGGAAGATGAACAACAATTGAGCCGGGTGAAGGATTGGATCAGCTGTTGCCACCTTGACACCATTGAACTCACAGATGTTCTGTCAAATTTTCCCGACATCTCAGTG GTTTTGACTGAAG AAATTATGGACAAGCTTGTTAAAGAAGGTGTTCTATCAAAAACTGGAAAGGACGCTTACACCATCAAGAGGCAGAAG GAATGTGAGTATGAATTTGATGCTGTGAAAGAAGAAATGGGTGCTCAAGCACTTCCTATTAATGATAAAGTTGACCAGGCTATGGGAGAGGATCACATGTACATGAAG GCTTTGTACTATGCTCTTCCGATGAACTATGTGACagttcctaagcttcaaaacatGCTCCAAGGACAAGCCAATCAGACTACTGTGCGCAAACTAATTGATAGAATGACCCAAGATGGATTTATTGATGCTAAAAGCAACCGAAGGCTAG GAAAGCGCGTGATCCATTCTGATCTGACTGAGAAAAAGCTAATTGAAGTCACAAAATCCTTGAACAATGAAGCTATG GATTTGGATGTCAGTGAGCCACATGACAACTCCAACCATCTAGGATTTCACACAAACG GAAGCAACCTCAAGGACATGTCCACATGCGGTGTCCTCCACTCCATTGGATCAGATCTCACGCGAATGAGAGGCAGATCAGACGTATATCAAAATGGCTCAATTAGGAGCGAGCAGACCATTTCAAAGACACTGGGGCAGGGGAACACTCCCACGAGCAGGGTTGAG CCAATAGCTTCAAGAGAGAGCTTTGCACCAGGGAGTGACAACACCAGAGCAAATGGAAATACAAATTACGGTGATGAGGTGGATGCCATTATCTGTA GTGAAGGAGCCTATCCTTCAATACCTGAAGCGCCGGAAAGCTCAAGCTATCTGAAAAGCTTTG TTTCGCACAAAAGAAGTGTCGACAGAGCTTCACTCTCACAAACTACAATGGCATCTTGCGAG ATGGAGAAGCGAGAATTGAAGCATCTAGGGTTCGTGAGGATTGCTGCGATCCAGGCTCTGGTATGCGTGTCGAATCTGTACTATTACGCGAAGCAGAACTCGGGGCCTCTCAGATCAACCGTTGGAGCTGTGGAGGACGCTGTCACCGCTGTGATCTCTCCCGTTTACGATAAATTCAAGGGCGTGCCTGATCATCTCCTTGTTTTTATGGACAAGAAG GTGGATGAAGTCTCGGCCAAATTTGATAAGCACGCGCCCCCAGTAGCCAAGGAGGTTGTAGGCCAGGCCCAGTGTTTGGTTCTGAAGGCATCAAAGACAGCTCAAACGCTTGTATCGGAGGCGAAAGCTGGTGGTCCATCTGCAGCTTTGCAGCATGCCGCCACCGCGTACAAGCTGTTCATGTTGACCCAACTAGTGAAGCTGTGGTTTATCCTCAACAAGGTGCCCCTCTTCCACACGGTAGCAGATATGGCAGTACCTACAGCTGCTCACTGGTCAGATAAGTACAACCACGTAGTTACAGACATGAGCGTAAAGGGTTATACCATCTTTGGTTATTTCCCGCTAGTTCCTATTGATAAGATAGCCAAGACATTCAAGCAGAGTGAGGCTGGGAAGGAAATGGATTCTGCTGCTTCTTCTGCTGGTGAATCATCATCAGATTCAGATTAA
- the LOC100267642 gene encoding meiosis-specific protein ASY1, translating into MVVAQKLKEAEITEQDSLLLTRNLLRIAIFNISYIRGLFPEKYFNDKSVPALEMKIKKLMPMDAESRRLIDWMEKGVYDALQKKYLKTLMFCVCEAIEGPMIEEYAFSFSYSNSDSQEVSMNVNRTGTKKGGTFKCNSATEVTPNQMRSSACKMVRTLVQLMRTLDRMPEERTILMKLLYYDDVTPVDYEPPFFRSCTEEEAHISWNKNPLKMEVGNVNSKHLVLALKVKSVLDPCEDENEDIQNDDVSLGADSVQRDEYSESDSEVNLSQRDQYIVAPVDKQKPPEDTGMVDEDDTQDSVEDEQQLSRVKDWISCCHLDTIELTDVLSNFPDISVVLTEEIMDKLVKEGVLSKTGKDAYTIKRQKECEYEFDAVKEEMGAQALPINDKVDQAMGEDHMYMKALYYALPMNYVTVPKLQNMLQGQANQTTVRKLIDRMTQDGFIDAKSNRRLGKRVIHSDLTEKKLIEVTKSLNNEAMDLDVSEPHDNSNHLGFHTNGSNLKDMSTCGVLHSIGSDLTRMRGRSDVYQNGSIRSEQTISKTLGQGNTPTSRVEPIASRESFAPGSDNTRANGNTNYGDEVDAIICSRSTQDKRSRKASTVKEPILQYLKRRKAQAI; encoded by the exons ATG GTTGTTGCACAGAAATTGAAGGAAGCAGAGATCACTGAGCAGGATTCTCTTCTTCTG ACAAGGAACCTTCTCCGTATTGCCATATTCAATATTAGTTACATCAGAGGACTTTTTccagaaaaatatttcaatgataAGTCAGTTCCAGCCTTAG AGATGAAGATCAAGAAGCTTATGCCAATGGATGCAGAGTCACGCAGGCTGATTGATTGGATGGAAAAAG GTGTTTATGATGCATTGCAAAAGAAATACCTGAAAACGCTTATGTTCTGTGTGTGTGAAGCAATAGAAGGCCCGATGATTGAAGAATATGCAT TTTCTTTCAGTTATTCAAATTCTGATAGTCAAGAGGTTTCAATGAATGTCAATCGCACTGGAACCAAGAAGGGAGGAACATTCAAGTGTAACTCCGCAACTGAAGTTACTCCCAATCAGATGAG GAGCTCTGCTTGTAAAATGGTCCGTACGCTGGTGCAATTGATGAGAACTCTAGATAGGATGCCAGAAGAG CGCACTATACTGATGAAACTCCTCTACTATGATGATGTGACG CCAGTGGACTATGAACCTCCTTTCTTTAGGAGCTGCACTGAAGAAGAAGCTCATATCTCATGGAACAAGAATCCTTTGAAAATGGAGGTTGGGAATGTGAACAGCAAACATCTCGTATTAGCTCTCAAG GTAAAGAGTGTGCTTGATCCTTGTGAGGATGAAAACGAAGATATCCAAAATGATGATGTGAGTTTGGGAGCTGATTCTGTACAAAGAGATGAGTATTCTGAATCTGACAGTGAG GTTAACCTTTCGCAAAGGGACCAATATATTGTTGCACCAGTAG ATAAGCAGAAGCCACCTGAAGACACTGGTATGGTTGATGAAG ATGATACCCAGGATTCGGTGGAAGATGAACAACAATTGAGCCGGGTGAAGGATTGGATCAGCTGTTGCCACCTTGACACCATTGAACTCACAGATGTTCTGTCAAATTTTCCCGACATCTCAGTG GTTTTGACTGAAG AAATTATGGACAAGCTTGTTAAAGAAGGTGTTCTATCAAAAACTGGAAAGGACGCTTACACCATCAAGAGGCAGAAG GAATGTGAGTATGAATTTGATGCTGTGAAAGAAGAAATGGGTGCTCAAGCACTTCCTATTAATGATAAAGTTGACCAGGCTATGGGAGAGGATCACATGTACATGAAG GCTTTGTACTATGCTCTTCCGATGAACTATGTGACagttcctaagcttcaaaacatGCTCCAAGGACAAGCCAATCAGACTACTGTGCGCAAACTAATTGATAGAATGACCCAAGATGGATTTATTGATGCTAAAAGCAACCGAAGGCTAG GAAAGCGCGTGATCCATTCTGATCTGACTGAGAAAAAGCTAATTGAAGTCACAAAATCCTTGAACAATGAAGCTATG GATTTGGATGTCAGTGAGCCACATGACAACTCCAACCATCTAGGATTTCACACAAACG GAAGCAACCTCAAGGACATGTCCACATGCGGTGTCCTCCACTCCATTGGATCAGATCTCACGCGAATGAGAGGCAGATCAGACGTATATCAAAATGGCTCAATTAGGAGCGAGCAGACCATTTCAAAGACACTGGGGCAGGGGAACACTCCCACGAGCAGGGTTGAG CCAATAGCTTCAAGAGAGAGCTTTGCACCAGGGAGTGACAACACCAGAGCAAATGGAAATACAAATTACGGTGATGAGGTGGATGCCATTATCTGTAGTAGGTCCACCCAAGACAAGAGATCCAGGAAAGCAAGCACG GTGAAGGAGCCTATCCTTCAATACCTGAAGCGCCGGAAAGCTCAAGCTATCTGA